aaatcatgtcacttccacctaaggaacatatccaaaatacgatcatttatcacccaagacgctgccaaaattcttattcactctctcatcatatcgcgtctagactactgtaactctcttttaattggcctccccctccagagactgtcacctctccagtccataatgaacactgctgcgaggctcatacacctcagcaaccgctcatcctctgcctcgccattctgtcaatccctgcactggcttccgttacctttcagaatcaaattcaaattaatgacactgactttcaaagcacttcacaactctgctccaccctacatctctgaactcatctctatatactcacccactcgcttacttcgctcctctactgacctgctactcaactcttctctcattacctcctcacatgctcgcattcaagactttggaagggctgcacccctcctctggaacgctctcccacgatctgtccgactttctcccaacctttctgctttcaaaaaatctctgaaaacgcacttctttcgagaagcctaccctcactctgcttaactaccaaacgcaacaccacatacaacaccacatttctcacccacttacttcgatcttgcccactcccacaccttgtgtattactcgcttccctttagactgtatgcctatgcatagggccttcctcacctctttgtacctgtattgattgtgatgtttgttactccatatattctatgtatgtaattcatgtgatgtagttgtataatcacagttactttacagtgctacgcaatatgttggcgctatataaatacatgttaataataaaaataataaaagtggaGTAGAAGGCACTTACTGCCCCTGCGGCAGCACCACTGTTATCATCTGTATTTTGTGACACCACCATAGTCATCAATGATGACTCATCATTCAGTATAATAGTTTCTGTGAATGTAGGGATGGGCTTCCTCACTGAGTTTAAGATAACCCTTGTTCCTGGTACAACAACCCCCTTGTGGTTACTATGTTTAGCTTAATGTAAGGCAAGGGTGGCTTCCAGATGAACTCTATAGATGTCTTTATCTTCAGGCAGCAGATGTGTTTGCAGATCAGACTCCAGCATTTGACCGCACAGAAGTCCCATCCGTGGTCTGGCCGGACTGGATGTCCTACCTCCCTGATTACCTCCCACTCGCCTCATTGGCCATCCCAGGCACCCATGACACTATGGCATTTTATGGAGGCAATCTTGCTGAGTGCCAGTGCTGGCGTCTCGACAACCAATTCAAAGCTGGTATACGATTCCTGGATATCCGCTGTCGCCATTACCAAGACCGCCTGCCCATTCATCATGGAATTTCCTACCAGCGTACTGATTTTCCAACAATTCTTAATGACACTGTCACATTTTTGATGGAACACCCAATGGAGACTGTGTTGATGAGGGTTAAGGAAGAGTACGACCCATACCAGAACACAAGAAGCTTTTACAAGAGTGTAGACGAGGTTGTGAGACAGGTAGGAGAACAATGGTTTCTGCGGACCACCAGTATTCCCACCCTTGGAGAAGCTAGGGGCAAAATAGTTATATTACAGGACTTTTCTGCCCGTGGGGAAGGTCCAGACTTTGGCCCCCCATATCCAGGGTCCATGAGCATTTCTGACGAATACCAAGTCAATGATGATGCTGTTAAATGGACAGAGGTGTTGAGGCACCTCAATGTTGCCCAAAATGGTGACCCAGAAAGGCCTTACCTTACTTATACCTCTGGTGTACACTGGCTTCTCTACCCACCCGAGACCCTGGCTCGTAAGATAAACCCTAGAGTATTTGAGTATCTGAAAGGGAAGACCATTGGGCCAAAACGGTCGGTAGGAGTTGTCATTATGGACTTTCCAGGGGCAGAACTTGTCAGGGAGATCATCTTAGACAACTGGAAGTAACTAAGAAAGGTTCTGAAGGCATTACGGGAAGAGATTTCGGGTTTATGAGCTCTTTATCTGTATGCTTTAAGGTAAAAAGGGAAAGTTAACTTACAAATAGTTCTTTCATTTTTGATGGATCCTTATTTTTTCTGATCgttaaattataaaattaattgaaaattaCATCAGAATATCGTTTCAATGGGATAATGGCTGGAAAAATCCAAGAACTGAATAAGAGAAgtaaataaatgttacatttaaaaaaaagtagtgtttcaacacattgtggttgctagggtcaacaaCTGTAGCCACCAGGGAGGTGGAAGTAGCAGTTGAGGTGGCAGAGGTTTATATTATGAAGCTATGGAGAATGCAGTTTGAATTGAATGCCTGTTTTTCCTGGGAAGCTTACTGGATTTTCCCATGTAACAATGTGGGGGCTTGGAGGAAAGTAGGAGGGGTTGTGGTTAGATGTGGGTGTGGtctataactagggttgccacctttaatcaGGGCAGCCCAGGGACATAGGGGTGTGTGTTTGTgctttttaggggtttttttcattGAGAAGAATCAGTTTCAATATTAGGGCAGCCAAATGGTGTTCCATTTCCATAGGCCAAATATTTTAAGCTTCCCTAGCCCTCCAGTGCATACCCATGCTGGACTCTGGCTGCAGCCATCTTGAGAGGTGGGGGGGGTGGAGCTAAGATCCCATAGACAGAAGTACCATGTTCCCAATATTAATATTACAAAAGGTAAGTAGCGGCAGAGAGGTGGGTAAGGGATAGGTCTGTGAGCAATTGCAACAAACAAAAGCATTAATACAGAGATTTGTACTGAAGAAGGAACATTTTATAGCAACAGGTTTTGTGTTTACTTGGTGACACCTAGTGGTCATTTTGTatagttacttttttttattgggtttGCTCAGATGAGTTTCCAGGCATGTAAATCTGCCATACTACTCACATCCAGCTGCCAGGCCTTTGTATATTGCTCTCCTGCTGATGAATAGTTTTATCTTTGACCCTTCAACTGCCAGGGATCATTAATTCTACATCCCTGGTTCTCCCTGGATTTAAACCCCACAATGAGTAGTGCACAGTAATAGCCACCAGTATTGGCTCTGGTTCATTTTAGGGCTGGAGGTTGGGCAAAACTAAATATGCCACaaatcttgccctacagtctccattttGTCCCACTTTCTCCATCTTATCCAGTCactattttgccctactgtttccatcttgaattactgtctccatcctaccctggtgtctccatcttttcctactgtgcCCATTTTGTCCTCATTCTTAATCTTCTTTATCCTACTTTCTCAATTTAGCCCTACTGTCTCagtcttatcctactgtctccatcttgtcctactgtctccatcttgtcctactgtctccatcttgtcccactgtctccatcttgccctactgtttccaacttgtcctaccgtctccatcttgtaatACTGTGTCCATTTAGCCCCACTGTCtacatgttgtcctactgtcctcatcttgtcctactgtctacatcttgtcctactgtctccatcatgaagagcaagatggagactgtaggataaaatggagagtctccattttattctacagtctccatcttgctctactgcttccatcttatcctactgcctccatcttatcctactgtctccatcatgctgTCCTACAtacccatcttgtcctactgtccccatcttatcCTCCATGTCTCACCCTTACTGGCCAGCAGAGGCATTGCTGCTAAAAGGCATTATGGAAGTGTGCAGAAGTATAAGCTACAGTGCTACACatgtttatagtatatatatatatatatgcgctaatattttaattatttgtataaattaaCTTTACTTTGAAACAAACATTGCTTTCCCTGTACGTTGTGTTTAAGCTCTGATTCCCTCTATAACAATTCAGCTTTTCCCCAGTTTTCCTAATGACAAACATAAACCTATATAGACAAATGCAGTTTTTAGAGCCACCACCAGGGGTCACTGTGGGAGGAAATAATTTCACACACTGCGCATTGAACATGGAGACCAATTTATTGGCTCAAACAGAACCGTTTCCAGAACGAGTCTTATATGAAAGAACTTAACCCTTGCTGAGTCACATTCACCAAGAAACCGGCAGGTAAGGAGGCCTGACCCGACCACCTAATGtccatatgtactgtatgtgtaaccCTTGTGCAACCTGAGTGTTTCCCTATTGCTTTAATCAACAAAAACTACATACAACACTGATTCAACCTGTGctaaatacatacctcccaacattttggaagtaaaaagagggacaaaaaaaaattttccgcacgtagcgcaacaacttttttgaccacacccctttctgtggccacacccctaattaccatgttcgttttacaaaatttggcaggttatgaaagtttgaaaatatttctccttatctaaactgtgtttttgtgtctcaaaattgttacaaagtatcttatttgcacctgttagctgttctgggctctctgccaaaagccaattaagtgagaaactttgtttctttttctggctgttcagtgcagagaaaagagggactttccagtacaaatgagggactgcgggttgagctgtcaaaagagggactgtccctccgaaaaatggacagttgggaggtatgtaaatgttaaacacccacatttacacaattttttttaaaaggtgaatTGCAAAATATCTAAATAAGACAAAAGTTAATGGGGAACCTCAACTTCATCAATAGATTTACAAATCTGCCACCTGAGGGAGGTAGAGAGTACTACAATCAAGGGAGGCAAAGGGGGTGGGGCTTGTGCTGAGTGTGGGCGGGGTTTTGGCCAAATGGTTGTCGCTGGAGCAGACTGGCGGTGCGGGGTAATTGTTTTCATTGGAgcccattctacttgttggcagggccacCACCCAGGGGACCCAAGTGATCAGTGAGCTAATAATTGGGGCCCCCTGCTAACTTTGTAGCATAGGACCCCCATGATTACTCTATGTACCTGTTATCTGGTCGCTAGGGCAACTGCACAGCAGCTGGGATGTCTAAATACAAGGTACACAGTAACTACaaataaaaccaagaaaaaataagaaaaaaaacaaacagtcaaTCTGTTTTTCTGGTTCtcgagtcagtgaccccccccccccccgacaacCAGATGGCAGTTTCAGTTACAGACCACGAGGCAGAACAGCCAGGTGATAACAtgaatactataataaaaaaaataaggaccaaCAGAAATAATGCTTGAGACAAACTAAGAATTAATGttgtgattttaaaaaacaaaaatagtgacaatattgaaaaaagaaagtaaagttTACTCGGGTATAAGGAATCCCCCGACCCACTGGTGCTCCGGCTGCTCCACTGCAGCAAATAAAGGGGCAATTTACCTCCCTCCTGCCAAGAGACGCCTGGTTATCACCCGAGGGCGACGCTGTCCTTTATCTCCTGATACTTGATAAGGAAATATGGGAAACACTGGTCATTATCAAAGATAACAAAGATGGAGGGGTCACGGCCGCTGGAGACGCAGGAGTCGTAGAGGGGGCTGCACGGGTCACTGGGGTTTATTTGCGGAGGTCGGCGAAATGATACGTGTCCTACAGACGGACGTCCCACCAACACCTTGGCCAGAAACATGAAGCGATGCCCCGGCAAACTGCCCCCAGTGAAATGGTTTGAGTTACTGGCGTCCCGAGCAAAATAACAGCCCTGACCATACAAAATCCCATTCTTCCCACACATGCGCGGGTCAAAGTTCTGTCTGCAAATTGCCTCAACTGAGCCTTGGTCTGTGCCATGAAACAAATGTCTCTCCAGCAGCCTCTTCTCATTCTCTTCTGCATTCTGTCTCATATGAGCCCTCTTCCTATAAATACAtgagtaatatatttatatatactgtataagccttgtgtctttatatggtcacagaacaaccctcagtgacttctaatatccttatcatttacagtagggggtacattatcccttataatacatgagtgatactcagagttccctgtataactcagcctgcagccttgtgcctttatatggtcacagaacaaccctcagtgacttctaatatccttatcatttacagtagggggtacattatcccttataatacatgagtgatactcagagttccctgtataactgattCAGTGGAGGCCACGGTGCCCTATATAAAGACAGTCCCCCCCTTACCGACTGTATCGCTCCCACTGGAAATAGTTCTGGATTCGGAATATCTCCAGGATCAGATAAGATGATTCAGGCATAGTGAAGTGGAAACATCTGTAAATATGAAAGAATTCTCGATCCTCACAGGTGAGTGGAACTCTCTCATAGATTAACAAATTGTTATTTACAACCCAAGACTTTGGGTACAAATATCCTGCATCTGATTGGTCGCTGCATGGAGACGGGTTAATACCGGGGATGGATCTGGGCAGAGTCCTGTAAAGTGAGAAACAAAAGAGAATTGAGACAAATAATGTATCTGCCGTTAATGTGACAGTTGAGAAAGCTCACTCCCGCCCCCTGTAGGGTGACACAGAGAAAGTGGGCGGTCCTTACCGTAACTCAGGTGCCATTAAGGCTAGTGATCTAAAGAGCGGCCTCATCCTCATGCTCCGCTTTCTGCCCGTTGCCTCATTCACCTGATACATCAGAGAGAGGTGCAGGGAGTATTTGTGTCCATTCTCAGAGCAGTGCAGGGTCTTCTTATCTCTCGACAGACCTCTCTCTATGCGCTTAATAAGCCTCTGAGAAGAACAGAACAGCTTCAGAATAAATATGTTCTTAAACTTATATCGATAGAAATATCCACTGAACTGCAACGTAATCAATAttctgtcatacagatagctagaatctcagctgccataaagcaggacaggactgctgcttacaatggggatcagataggatctgtgcagccactgggacagaatgttctgttatacagatagctagaatctcagctgccataaagcaggacaggactgctgcttacaatggggatcagataggatctgtgcagccactgggacagaatgttctgttatacagatagctagaatctcagctgccataaagcaggacaggactgctgcttacaatgaggatcagatagaaTTTGTTATGTTATAAAAATCGCAACTTGATTTTCATGCAAAACAATGACAGTAAAACGGATCTTACTGGACTGTACTCCTCCCATGTGTGATCTGACATATAATAATACTTGTACAGGGTGTGGAAGGGACGGAAGACAGAGGTGCAGGTAGAAAGACGACGTATGCGGTTAAAGTGCTGGTTACACAAGACTTCCATGCTGGTGAAGTTAACATTCAGCAACACGTTCCTGGCAGAAGAAAAATGTGGATTAGAACTAAAAGAAAGAAGCAGCACAAAGAGATGAGCAATTACACTAAAAAGGAAGAGCCAAACCGAAATGGTAGAACTGCAGAACAAAGATCATATGAAGCTAAAGAAACAGCGGTCTAAAACTGCTAGTATTACtgaaaccaggaaaaaaaatgtgtaaattgcaaaagtgcttgaaGGAGCAGACTGAGTTTACAGCAATTAAtattttgggtttagatcccctgtAAAGCTTTTTTGCCTTCCCGCTCACATTTGAGTTCCGTCAGTggagcctcctcctcctccaagtCCCGGCGCAGATCATTGGAGGAAGCCCCGGGGAGGGCAATGCTAATGAATTATGTCCCAATCAAGCAGCATTCATTAtgagggatgcacagaatccagggtTTGGTTTGGAATCCCGCAGAATCATTTCCagtaggatttggctgaatccaattCGGCCGAaacaaatccaaacccttaaaatcCCGTCACTTTATGTCACATGATTAAGGAATTTTATACACTTTGTCCCCCCTTTCTTGCCCTAAATTGAATATgtgaattaggatttggttccggccgaatcccgaatcccttacaaaggattcagccaaatttctgaaccaaatccaaatattCAAATGTGAGTGgatgtgcaaataaaaacaggGCACCTAAACCCAAAATATAAATTGCTGTAAACTGAGACTGCTCCACTGAGCACTTTTGCCACttgcatttttttatggtttcaatAATACCAGCAGTTTTAGACCGCTCTTTTGGCTCAACAGTTGTCCCAGTACCCCATAGGGTTAATTGACTCTGCAAAAGAAAGTACAATGGCACTTAGGGTCACTGATGTTGTGACCTTCAGAGAAAGCTGttgccattaaaggacaaggaaagttcaaCTAAAGAAGTcgctagaaatgatgtacattCTATTTTGGCCTTCTATATCAATctaaggcaaccccagccctttagcagtaaagatctgtgtctccaaagatgccccagtagctcctcatcttcttttctgctgattcactgcacatgctctgtgctgctgtcacttactgagcttagggaccactcacaatatacagtacacatagaatagaaatgtcacattataaggctgattagtaattaatacagataattactacatggcagcacagaaaccagtgcaattagcatcagaattgaataatcagcaaacctgtagcatcagcttatattacagccagggaagctcattttctgctggataattagtgacgagccctaagcttagcttctcaacagccaatcagagcccactgagcatgtgagtgtcacagacactttccaagatggtgaccccctgtgacaagtttgaagtcctggatcattgctgctattgacaagctcaaactttaggctggtgcaataagttcactatataaaatatggcatttttatcactattcatttttagggtttagttctcctttaaggcctgctGTCAGCaatctaaaactgctaatatcacaCATACCACTAAAATAGAGCAGgtatgtaaattacatttttggggttTGGATGCTTTCAAGTTAAGGGGCTGCTTTGAAAGGTCAACCAAAAAACTGTATATGGCAAGTGTGGGCCAATAAGTGATCactgaagaggaggaggaggagggtagGGGCAGAAATAGCCCTAAGGACAGGGTCGTGATGCTCAGTGAATTTCTATTCTTTGCAACAGTGAGTTATGAGTGGGtgggtttttcctgacccgcacccgctAACCGATATTTGACCTCCCACCACCCGCAcccgcccgacttccgggttccttttatagacccgcccgcCAATGTTGTCACAAAAAGGGCAGGGCGAGTAGGTGCGCGGCTATAAGTCAGAAGCCGGTAAGGTGGAACCCACAAATGGGGGTGCAACGTCGGCCCGACATCACTACTTTGTAagtctttacttcccctttaaaacataagCCATGAAGTGTTGTATTCTGTATGTGGTTCAGGATTTAAAGGCCCAGTACACTTATTATTTTCCTACTCATTTTAGGCACATCGCCCAACATCTACTTGGGCCACTCCTCAGTAAACCCTTCTGTCTTTAATACTTACTGATAGGAGACAGTGACATTTTCTCGTTTGGGGTCACAAAACAGTCTCTCGAAGACTCCCTGGGCGCAAGTATCTACATTCGTCCATTCATCACTGGCGGACTCCCTGATCTGCCACCAGTAGGGGAGCATGGTGTGGTGTCGCGGGCATCCTTCACCCTCTGCACATTGTCCAGCAAGAAAGTCTGAGCAGATATCAATCCCTTCATCCTGGTAGAAATGGAACATGGGAAAAGCCGCCGATTCTTCCCAAACGTCGCCATCTTGGTTTGTAGGCGGGGTCCACTTGGCGACAGAGACATCATGTGACTCCAGTTGTTGCAGAGCCAGCTCATCATTGGTCGGTTCCAGGTCTGTAACCCGGACGGGAATGAATGAGGTTGGACTGTGTGGGGAAGAAGATCCAGTGCTGGACATGACGAAAGGAAGAAGGTCTGTAGGGAAGGAATTAAGGGATAATCCTGATTACATGACACTGGTCTATTCTAGCGTTGCACAATATATTGGCTCTATAAATATATCTCTATAATAAATTCTACAGAACAGCTGATTCCACAGGCACAGAGTTCCCTAtttacagtaagtggccagtaagatatacaatagacgggcagtggaattacagtaagtggccagtaagatatacaatagacgggcagtggaattacagtaagtggccagtaagatatacaatagacgggcagtggaattacagtaagtggccagtaagatatacaatagatgggcagtggaattacagtaagtggccagtaagatatacaataaatgggcagtggaattacagtaagtggccagtagATATTACAATAGATGGGCAGTgggaattacagtaagtggccagtaagatatacaatagaaGATGGGCAGTGGAAtttacagtaagtggccagtaagatatacaatagaaGCGGGG
Above is a genomic segment from Xenopus laevis strain J_2021 chromosome 3L, Xenopus_laevis_v10.1, whole genome shotgun sequence containing:
- the LOC108710656 gene encoding protein mono-ADP-ribosyltransferase TIPARP isoform X1; translated protein: MGPPTKGTGLQGPYGTTHQWNWPPGSIWDSSRLDLLPFVMSSTGSSSPHSPTSFIPVRVTDLEPTNDELALQQLESHDVSVAKWTPPTNQDGDVWEESAAFPMFHFYQDEGIDICSDFLAGQCAEGEGCPRHHTMLPYWWQIRESASDEWTNVDTCAQGVFERLFCDPKRENVTVSYQNVLLNVNFTSMEVLCNQHFNRIRRLSTCTSVFRPFHTLYKYYYMSDHTWEEYSPRLIKRIERGLSRDKKTLHCSENGHKYSLHLSLMYQVNEATGRKRSMRMRPLFRSLALMAPELRTLPRSIPGINPSPCSDQSDAGYLYPKSWVVNNNLLIYERVPLTCEDREFFHIYRCFHFTMPESSYLILEIFRIQNYFQWERYSRKRAHMRQNAEENEKRLLERHLFHGTDQGSVEAICRQNFDPRMCGKNGILYGQGCYFARDASNSNHFTGGSLPGHRFMFLAKVLVGRPSVGHVSFRRPPQINPSDPCSPLYDSCVSSGRDPSIFVIFDNDQCFPYFLIKYQEIKDSVALG
- the LOC108710656 gene encoding protein mono-ADP-ribosyltransferase TIPARP isoform X2, which produces MSSTGSSSPHSPTSFIPVRVTDLEPTNDELALQQLESHDVSVAKWTPPTNQDGDVWEESAAFPMFHFYQDEGIDICSDFLAGQCAEGEGCPRHHTMLPYWWQIRESASDEWTNVDTCAQGVFERLFCDPKRENVTVSYQNVLLNVNFTSMEVLCNQHFNRIRRLSTCTSVFRPFHTLYKYYYMSDHTWEEYSPRLIKRIERGLSRDKKTLHCSENGHKYSLHLSLMYQVNEATGRKRSMRMRPLFRSLALMAPELRTLPRSIPGINPSPCSDQSDAGYLYPKSWVVNNNLLIYERVPLTCEDREFFHIYRCFHFTMPESSYLILEIFRIQNYFQWERYSRKRAHMRQNAEENEKRLLERHLFHGTDQGSVEAICRQNFDPRMCGKNGILYGQGCYFARDASNSNHFTGGSLPGHRFMFLAKVLVGRPSVGHVSFRRPPQINPSDPCSPLYDSCVSSGRDPSIFVIFDNDQCFPYFLIKYQEIKDSVALG